Part of the Triticum urartu cultivar G1812 chromosome 2, Tu2.1, whole genome shotgun sequence genome, TGACCCGATAGAACAAGtcttttttttccaaaaaaagaaatgaaaaggagggagtactattcAGCATTTCAGCTGTTCGTCGCTTCAAATCTCCCCGATCCACCTTCGTCGTCACTTCTCTCCCGCGCGACGCCAAAACACACCAGTCCGCCATGTCTCCCTTGCTTCTCCTCCTCCTGGCTCTAGCCCTCCCCCAAGCGCTAGCCACACAGGGCCCGGCGTCGGAGACCCAGGAGGACGACGTGCGGTGCCTACGCGGCGTCAAGAGCGCCCTCGCGGACCCCGACGGCCGCCTCTCGGCGTGGACCTTCGGCAACACCTCGGCGGGCGCCGTCTGCGACTTCCCCGGAATCACCTGCTGGAACCCGCAGGAGTCGCGCGTCCTCGGGCTCTCGCTCGCCGGCTTCGGCCTCCAGGGCACCGTCCCCTCCGCGCTCAAATACTGCCGGTCCACCAACACGCTCGACCTCTCCAAGAACGCGCTCGAGGGGCCGATCCCGCCCGCGCTCTGCGACTGGCTCCCCTTCCTCGTCGTCCTCGACCTCTCCGGCAACCGCTTCTCCGGGCCGCTCCCCTCCGAGCTCGCCAACTGCCGCTACCTCAACTCCCTCAAGCTCAGCCACAACAACTTCTCCGGCCAGATCCCCGCGTCTCTCTCGCGGCTGGAGCGGCTCAAGTCGCTCGACCTCTCTGAGAACCGGCTCGACGGCCAGATCCCGCCCCAGCTCGGCGCGACATTCCCCAAGGAGTCCTTCTCCGGGAACCCGGGCCTGTGTGGACGCCCTGTGTCCTCGCACTGCGGCCGCGATTAGCAGTTGGACAAGCAAATTTAAACATAGACATGAGTTAGGATATGTTGTACAATCATCGATAAATGTGCTAAGTCGTTGGATCCTATGTAATACATCACGCGAGAAGTAAGGTGGTTTGAGGGACGAGCAACTGAGGAAGCTGGCTTtttcgaaagaaaaaaaaaagctTCACTCTG contains:
- the LOC125533661 gene encoding probable inactive receptor kinase At1g27190 yields the protein MSPLLLLLLALALPQALATQGPASETQEDDVRCLRGVKSALADPDGRLSAWTFGNTSAGAVCDFPGITCWNPQESRVLGLSLAGFGLQGTVPSALKYCRSTNTLDLSKNALEGPIPPALCDWLPFLVVLDLSGNRFSGPLPSELANCRYLNSLKLSHNNFSGQIPASLSRLERLKSLDLSENRLDGQIPPQLGATFPKESFSGNPGLCGRPVSSHCGRD